From one Choloepus didactylus isolate mChoDid1 chromosome 24, mChoDid1.pri, whole genome shotgun sequence genomic stretch:
- the LOC119520105 gene encoding olfactory receptor 14C36-like has translation MSNSTTVTQFLLMRFSDVWELRVLHAMLFLLMYLGTLMGNCLIVTVTTLDKKLHSPMYFFLRNLSVLDMCYISVTVPKACVIFLLENRVISMVGCAAQVFFVYLCGCAELLFLSIMAHDRCVAICQPLHYPVIMNPRACVQMTLSSVLSSVVYAGFHTGNTFRLSFCQSNVVHQFFCDVPSLLKLSCSDTLINDILNFISTVVIGGGCFAFITLSYIRIFSTVLKFPTRSERGKAFSTCVPHILVVTVFVSSIAAVYMKPTSHSPTIQDTITSVFYSMFPPFLNPIIYSLRNKQIKEAVK, from the exons ATGTCCAACTCCACCACGGTGACTCAATTCCTGCTGATGAGATTTTCTGATGTGTGGGAGCTCAGAGTCTTACATGCCATGCTCTTCCTGCTGATGTACTTGGGAACCCTGATGGGCAACTGTCTTATTGTCACAGTAACGACCCTTGACAAGAAACTTCACtcccccatgtatttcttcctgagGAATCTGTCTGTCCTGGACATGTGCTACATCTCCGTCACTGTACCCAAGGCCTGTGTCATCTTCCTGCTTGAGAACAGGGTGATCTCCATGGTTGGATGTGCAGCTCAGGTCttctttgtgtatttgtgtggTTGTGCAGAGCTGCTGTTCCTCTCTATCATGGCCCATGACCGCTGTGTGGCCATCTGCCAGCCCCTCCACTACCCTGTCATCATGAACCCTCGGGCCTGCGTCCAGATGACTCTGTCCTCAGTACTCAGTAGTGTGGTCTACGCAGGATTCCACACTGGAAACACATTCCGGCTGTCCTTCTGTCAGTCCAACGTGGTCCATCAGTTCTTCTGTGATGTCCCCTCTCTGCTGAAGCTCTCCTGCTCTGACACTTTAAtcaatgacattttaaattttatctctaCAGTGGTGATTGGTGGTGGCTGTTTTGCTTTCATCACCCTATCTTATATTCGTATATTTTCTACTGTGCTCAAGTTTCCAACCAGGAGTGAGCGAGGGAAAGCATTTTCCACCTGTGTCCCTCACATCCTCGTGGTCACAGTCTTTGTGAGCTCCATAGCTGCTGTGTATATGAAGCCAACCTCCCATTCACCCACGATTCAGGACACAATCACCTCTGTGTTTTATTCTATGTTCCCTCCTTTCTTGAATCCCATTATCTATAGTCTtagaaacaagcaaataaaagagGCT GTTAAATGA